The following coding sequences lie in one Myxococcus xanthus genomic window:
- a CDS encoding ATP-grasp domain-containing protein, with amino-acid sequence MPVTRTGTVVLLGARDDAHVQEVARRLRAEDVDTVVVDTRAFPEETRLSLTESLDGIVADGREVGRPAAVYLRGLHAHPLAFGVDAQEALDADWRTTLTAFREKSALLLGLLGRWERLGVPLYNPPSSDWSMHKPAQLAALQAAGLPVPRTLWTNDAEAVRRFAREGRGVYKPVVGGAATRELSEADLTDERLAALSAAPVTFQELLPGENLRVYVLDGAVIASLRVISPSLDFRQHEERIEQVTLPPEVAHGCVKACEVLGLRWTGMDLKRDADGAPRILELNGSAMFLGFDARGGTDVAGHLTHALARHARGG; translated from the coding sequence ATGCCCGTGACACGGACAGGCACGGTGGTGCTGCTGGGTGCGCGAGACGACGCCCATGTTCAGGAGGTGGCGCGCCGGCTTCGCGCCGAGGATGTGGACACGGTGGTGGTGGACACACGGGCCTTCCCCGAGGAGACGCGGCTGTCGCTCACGGAGTCGCTGGACGGCATCGTCGCGGACGGACGTGAGGTGGGGCGGCCGGCCGCCGTGTACCTGCGCGGCTTGCATGCGCACCCGCTGGCCTTCGGGGTGGATGCCCAGGAGGCCCTGGACGCGGACTGGCGCACCACGCTCACCGCGTTCCGCGAGAAGAGCGCGCTGCTCCTGGGACTGCTGGGCCGCTGGGAGCGACTGGGCGTGCCGCTCTACAACCCGCCCTCTTCGGACTGGAGCATGCACAAGCCCGCGCAGCTCGCCGCGCTCCAGGCCGCGGGACTTCCCGTGCCCCGGACGCTGTGGACGAATGACGCGGAGGCAGTGCGCCGCTTCGCGAGGGAAGGACGCGGGGTCTACAAGCCCGTCGTAGGCGGCGCGGCGACGCGGGAGTTGAGTGAAGCAGACCTCACGGACGAACGCCTCGCGGCGCTATCCGCCGCGCCCGTCACCTTCCAGGAGCTGCTGCCGGGCGAGAACCTGCGCGTGTACGTGCTGGACGGCGCCGTCATCGCGAGCCTGCGCGTCATCTCGCCGTCGCTCGACTTCCGGCAGCACGAGGAGCGCATCGAGCAGGTGACGCTGCCGCCCGAGGTGGCTCACGGCTGCGTGAAGGCGTGCGAGGTGCTGGGCCTGCGATGGACGGGGATGGACTTGAAGCGTGACGCGGACGGAGCGCCGCGCATCCTGGAGCTGAACGGCTCGGCGATGTTCCTGGGCTTCGATGCGCGCGGCGGCACGGACGTGGCGGGTCACCTGACGCACGCGCTGGCGCGGCACGCACGCGGCGGATAG